In Paenibacillus sp. FSL M7-0420, a single genomic region encodes these proteins:
- a CDS encoding M20 family metallopeptidase encodes MTDWKSKVLEAIDAGQEELLALCSQLIRYPSENPPGDSREISAYIIGYLKEAGIDTAIYPATETMFNLVSTLGAGAEERTGKKLIYCGHTDVVPAGDRSRWDFDPFCGDIVDGYLLGRGASDMKAGLAGLIYVTALLSKLGVPLKGDLSLLIVPDEETGGHLGVPWVLERGLITGTAAVIAEPSGPLNPTIGQKGSCWFEFTVEGTPGHGSLSPVVGDSAIVKAAKGIEALQRLWDIKVDIPEEVKEIIRISQDYVKGSEEEDSLAYQVFDHVTVNIGTIQGGTKVNVVADRCTIQVDSRVPFGVDYRDVLDRARSLLLEAGIESEVKGFGFQGNANWTSNEEPVVKDLVESICEVSGEEAYGVLQWASSDARHFRTHNIPVLQYGPAELSTIHNFNEKAPVWQIIQCAKVYALTALKYLGVEDKES; translated from the coding sequence ATGACAGACTGGAAAAGCAAGGTGCTGGAGGCCATTGATGCCGGGCAGGAGGAACTGCTTGCGCTCTGCTCTCAGCTGATCCGTTACCCTTCGGAGAATCCGCCGGGCGATTCACGGGAGATCAGCGCTTATATTATTGGTTATCTGAAAGAAGCCGGTATCGATACCGCGATCTATCCGGCCACCGAAACCATGTTCAATCTGGTGTCCACACTGGGCGCAGGCGCGGAGGAGCGCACCGGCAAAAAGCTGATTTACTGCGGACATACCGATGTCGTTCCGGCGGGAGACCGCTCGCGCTGGGATTTCGATCCGTTCTGCGGCGATATTGTGGACGGCTATCTGCTGGGCAGAGGCGCTTCGGATATGAAAGCGGGCCTGGCCGGGTTAATCTACGTCACTGCACTGCTGTCGAAGCTGGGCGTTCCGCTAAAAGGGGATCTCTCCCTGCTGATAGTGCCCGATGAAGAGACCGGCGGTCATCTCGGGGTTCCCTGGGTGCTGGAGCGCGGCCTGATTACCGGAACCGCTGCTGTGATTGCCGAGCCTTCCGGCCCGCTGAACCCGACCATCGGGCAAAAGGGCAGCTGCTGGTTCGAATTCACCGTGGAAGGTACACCAGGTCACGGCAGCTTGTCGCCTGTGGTTGGAGACAGCGCCATTGTGAAGGCCGCCAAAGGGATTGAAGCCTTACAGCGGCTATGGGATATCAAAGTGGACATTCCCGAGGAAGTTAAGGAGATTATTCGCATCTCGCAGGATTACGTGAAGGGCAGCGAAGAAGAAGATTCCCTCGCCTATCAGGTATTCGACCATGTGACGGTCAACATCGGAACGATTCAGGGCGGAACCAAGGTGAACGTAGTGGCGGACCGCTGCACCATTCAGGTCGATTCCCGTGTACCGTTCGGGGTAGACTATCGGGATGTGCTGGACCGTGCCCGCTCCCTGCTGCTTGAAGCCGGCATTGAATCCGAGGTCAAGGGCTTCGGCTTCCAGGGTAATGCCAACTGGACCTCCAATGAGGAGCCGGTGGTCAAGGACCTGGTTGAGAGTATCTGTGAGGTAAGCGGGGAAGAAGCCTATGGTGTGCTGCAATGGGCCTCCAGCGATGCGCGCCATTTCCGGACGCATAACATTCCCGTTCTGCAATACGGCCCGGCCGAGCTGTCCACCATTCATAATTTCAACGAGAAGGCTCCTGTCTGGCAAATTATCCAGTGTGCGAAGGTGTATGCCTTGACGGCGCTGAAATATCTGGGCGTAGAGGATAAAGAGAGCTAA
- a CDS encoding ABC transporter permease — MFAYTLKRLVQMIPALLGIIVITFILSRVLPGDPAIMLAGEQAPEEIVNKIRQDMGLDKPLYIQFFAYIGQLLQGDIGYAYHTGHSVASDLASRFPATIELTLASILIAVLIAIPVGIVAATRKESLLDHISRVFSLIGACVPIFWLGLMFIYIFYSILGWAPAPMGRISGDLNPPVHITGLYVLDSILSGDTAALKSSLAHLLLPAICLSTGTMAIIARMTRSSMLEVVDQDFVRTARAKGLRESAVIYKHALVNALIPTLTVLGLQFGFLMGGAVITETIFSWPGIGGYVTDSILAADYAPIQAFTLVSAVLYCGINLAVDLIYGFIDPRIRYE; from the coding sequence TTGTTTGCTTATACATTAAAAAGACTGGTGCAGATGATTCCAGCCTTGCTCGGCATTATCGTCATCACCTTCATTCTGTCGAGAGTCCTGCCGGGCGATCCTGCGATTATGCTGGCCGGAGAGCAGGCTCCGGAGGAGATAGTGAACAAGATCCGCCAGGATATGGGGCTGGACAAGCCGCTGTATATCCAGTTCTTCGCTTATATCGGGCAGCTGCTGCAAGGCGATATCGGCTACGCCTATCACACCGGACATTCGGTCGCCAGTGACCTGGCTTCGCGCTTCCCGGCTACGATTGAGCTGACCCTGGCCAGCATCCTGATTGCGGTTCTAATCGCCATTCCGGTAGGCATTGTGGCCGCAACCCGTAAGGAATCCCTGCTGGATCACATCTCGCGTGTGTTTTCCCTGATAGGTGCTTGTGTGCCGATCTTCTGGCTCGGACTGATGTTCATCTATATCTTCTACTCCATTCTGGGCTGGGCACCGGCGCCGATGGGCCGGATCAGCGGGGATCTTAACCCGCCGGTGCATATCACCGGGCTGTACGTGCTGGACAGTATACTCTCCGGCGACACCGCTGCACTTAAAAGCAGCCTCGCGCATCTGCTGCTTCCGGCGATCTGCCTCAGTACCGGCACGATGGCGATCATCGCCCGGATGACCCGCTCCAGCATGCTGGAGGTGGTCGATCAGGACTTCGTCCGCACCGCCCGGGCCAAGGGGCTGCGGGAATCGGCCGTCATCTACAAGCACGCACTGGTCAATGCGCTCATTCCTACATTAACCGTGCTCGGACTCCAGTTCGGCTTCCTGATGGGCGGCGCGGTCATCACGGAGACCATCTTCTCCTGGCCGGGAATCGGCGGCTATGTCACCGACTCTATACTGGCAGCGGATTACGCGCCGATCCAGGCATTCACCCTGGTCAGTGCCGTGCTCTACTGCGGAATTAACCTGGCGGTCGACCTGATCTACGGGTTCATTGACCCGAGAATCCGTTATGAATAG
- a CDS encoding aspartate/glutamate racemase family protein, translated as MLGIIRVITLQESSAIQLHGDLIERCYGLPVISRCIPDQPQGVHDAQTEAESIPKIISLARELEQQGCTVIGISCAADPALAEARAVVNVPVLGAGSCAAHTAMAYSSRVGVLTILEEVPPLIRSILGDAYVGMDRPDGVTTTLDLNTPAGRAGALAGAARLVERGAEVLVLACTGFATIGLAAELEERLGIRAFDPILCLGAAAAASASGEGAVHRM; from the coding sequence ATGCTTGGAATCATACGTGTTATTACACTGCAGGAGAGCTCTGCGATCCAGTTACATGGAGATTTAATTGAGCGGTGTTACGGTCTGCCGGTGATAAGCCGCTGCATCCCGGATCAGCCTCAGGGTGTGCATGATGCGCAGACAGAGGCTGAATCCATTCCGAAGATTATCTCACTTGCGCGGGAACTGGAGCAGCAGGGCTGCACGGTAATCGGCATCAGCTGTGCAGCTGACCCTGCCTTGGCAGAAGCCAGGGCAGTGGTGAATGTTCCTGTGCTGGGAGCAGGCTCCTGCGCGGCTCATACGGCCATGGCGTACAGCAGCCGGGTGGGGGTGCTGACGATTCTGGAAGAGGTGCCGCCGCTCATCCGCAGCATTCTCGGCGATGCCTACGTTGGCATGGACCGCCCCGACGGCGTGACAACCACGCTGGATCTGAACACACCCGCCGGACGGGCAGGCGCGCTGGCCGGTGCCGCCCGGCTCGTGGAGCGCGGCGCGGAAGTGCTGGTGCTGGCGTGCACCGGCTTCGCGACCATAGGGCTGGCAGCGGAGCTGGAAGAACGGCTGGGCATCCGGGCGTTCGATCCCATACTTTGCCTTGGTGCAGCGGCTGCTGCGTCAGCTTCTGGTGAGGGAGCTGTGCATCGCATGTAG
- a CDS encoding ABC transporter permease: MSTAAHSAQGSPAKPAPAKPRTLLSLLLHNRLAAIGLTFILIWTVVAVFAPWLAPHDPFVTDMANKLQPPSGSHWFGTDNFGRDILSRVLYGARISIWTGLIAVSISFLIGMPLGGIAAYYGGRTGTIIMRVMDVLLSFPSLVLSMAIAASIGAGLSSAMIAVGIVGIPEFARLMFGQTVSLREKEYIEASRAIGVKDRVILYRHILPNALAPLMVQATLGMGFAILTASSLSFLGLGVRPPIAEWGAMISEGREYIISGQWWLVTFPGLGIATSILGFNLLGDGFRDVLDPRLRSGK, translated from the coding sequence GTGAGCACTGCAGCACATTCAGCACAGGGCAGCCCGGCGAAGCCCGCACCGGCCAAGCCCCGGACCCTATTATCCCTGCTGCTGCACAACCGCCTGGCGGCCATCGGGCTGACCTTCATCCTGATCTGGACCGTGGTTGCCGTCTTCGCACCCTGGCTGGCTCCGCATGATCCGTTCGTCACAGATATGGCGAATAAGCTGCAGCCGCCCTCCGGCAGCCATTGGTTCGGAACCGACAACTTCGGCCGGGATATTCTCAGCCGGGTGCTGTACGGCGCACGGATCAGCATCTGGACCGGCCTGATCGCGGTCTCGATCTCCTTCCTGATCGGGATGCCGCTGGGCGGGATTGCGGCTTACTACGGCGGCCGGACCGGAACCATCATTATGCGGGTTATGGATGTATTGTTGTCCTTCCCGTCCCTGGTATTGTCGATGGCGATTGCCGCCTCGATCGGCGCCGGTCTCAGCAGCGCAATGATCGCTGTCGGTATTGTCGGCATTCCCGAATTCGCCCGGCTGATGTTCGGCCAGACGGTCTCGCTGCGGGAGAAGGAGTATATCGAAGCCAGCCGGGCCATTGGTGTGAAGGATAGAGTCATTCTGTACCGCCACATTCTGCCGAATGCCCTGGCTCCGCTAATGGTGCAGGCTACGCTCGGGATGGGCTTCGCCATCCTGACCGCGTCCAGTCTCAGCTTCCTGGGGCTTGGGGTCAGACCCCCGATTGCCGAATGGGGCGCGATGATCTCCGAAGGCCGGGAATATATCATTTCCGGGCAATGGTGGCTGGTTACTTTTCCAGGCCTCGGCATTGCCACCTCCATCTTAGGCTTCAACCTCCTCGGAGACGGCTTCCGGGATGTGCTTGACCCGCGGTTGCGTTCGGGGAAATGA
- a CDS encoding ABC transporter ATP-binding protein → MTTLLEVRNLKKHYPIRRGFFSKQVGAVKAVDGITLSVEQGETLAVVGESGCGKSTTGRAILRLIEPTEGEIMFGGTDVRSLNTEQLRRFRTDMQMVFQDPYASLDPRWTVQRILEEPLRTHGSAPAGELKSRVEQLMEVVGLSPYQAHRFPHEFSGGQRQRIGIARALALNPKFIVCDEPVSALDVSIQAQVLNLMQDLQEQYGLTYMFISHDLSVVKFISDRVAVMYLGRIVELAPTKALFAKPLHPYTQALMSAVPVPNPGLKKQRIVLTGDVPNPETPPTGCAFHPRCPHAMDRCKSEAPVLRELDSGHQTACHLY, encoded by the coding sequence ATGACCACATTACTGGAAGTCCGCAATCTGAAGAAGCATTATCCGATCCGCCGGGGCTTCTTCTCTAAGCAGGTAGGTGCAGTCAAAGCCGTTGACGGCATAACCTTATCCGTTGAGCAGGGAGAGACGCTGGCTGTGGTCGGAGAATCCGGCTGCGGGAAGTCGACCACCGGACGGGCCATTCTGCGGCTGATTGAGCCGACAGAAGGCGAGATTATGTTCGGCGGCACCGATGTGCGCAGCCTGAATACCGAGCAGCTCCGCAGGTTCCGTACCGATATGCAAATGGTGTTCCAGGACCCTTACGCTTCGCTCGACCCCCGCTGGACCGTCCAGCGCATTCTGGAGGAGCCGCTCCGTACCCACGGATCAGCTCCCGCCGGAGAGCTGAAGAGCCGGGTTGAGCAGCTGATGGAGGTGGTGGGCCTGTCCCCCTATCAGGCTCACCGTTTTCCCCATGAATTCTCCGGCGGCCAGCGGCAGCGGATCGGTATTGCCCGCGCGCTTGCGCTGAATCCGAAGTTCATTGTCTGCGATGAGCCGGTATCGGCACTGGATGTCTCCATCCAGGCCCAGGTGCTGAATCTGATGCAGGATCTGCAAGAGCAATACGGTCTTACCTATATGTTCATCTCGCATGACCTGTCAGTCGTGAAGTTCATCAGCGACCGGGTGGCCGTCATGTACCTGGGGCGGATTGTCGAGCTGGCGCCGACGAAGGCACTCTTCGCGAAGCCGCTGCATCCGTATACGCAGGCGCTGATGTCTGCCGTTCCGGTGCCGAATCCGGGCCTGAAGAAGCAGCGCATCGTCCTGACCGGGGATGTTCCGAACCCTGAGACTCCGCCCACAGGCTGTGCCTTCCACCCCCGCTGTCCGCATGCGATGGACCGCTGCAAGTCGGAAGCGCCGGTGCTGCGGGAGCTGGATTCAGGCCATCAGACGGCCTGTCATTTGTATTAA
- a CDS encoding PucR family transcriptional regulator has protein sequence MNTRGITLRELMELSVLGKAKVISGEQGLDRVVRFVDIMEVPDLKGWISEGVMLLTTAYSIRHDPSLLTEVIYTLDNLGAAALAIKPARFLKEIPQGAIEASNACGLPIVEIPPEIPYTDITQPVMELLLGRQAMLLRRAEEVYRTLTTMVLENSGIQAVSDSVAEFLKAPVALVDTERKIIVSSPADYDWTQSGSPLSWNIHVDRRTVARLLVDKERLDDMEEVGIEQARLVFALEIMRRKVAEDTEFRLRGNFIDELLTPPLPSRHEVQRRARQLGMNPEHKWEVAVIEGETAPSEETVNRLLEREAKKRGVTPHAEYRSSRAVLFLPTQEGRRFTPGGDAEEPWEKTLRSWLQDKAEGLSSYRCGIGTSEYLWDIHTSYNEARKALSISRRLGQGPGGITRYEEMEVYHLLEGLDGPGFGRLFERKLGKLLQYDQEHDSNMLLTFYHYLECRGSLIETANSLYIHRNSVKYRLERIRDITGFDLNDPREQFVCHLCLIYYYLQEK, from the coding sequence GTGAATACACGAGGAATTACGCTGCGGGAGCTGATGGAGCTCTCGGTTCTTGGGAAAGCGAAGGTCATTAGCGGCGAGCAGGGGCTGGACCGGGTGGTCCGGTTCGTGGATATTATGGAGGTCCCGGATCTAAAGGGCTGGATCAGCGAAGGGGTGATGCTGCTGACGACGGCCTATTCGATCCGGCATGATCCTTCACTGCTGACCGAGGTGATCTACACGCTCGACAATCTGGGCGCAGCGGCGCTGGCAATTAAGCCGGCGCGCTTCCTGAAGGAGATCCCCCAAGGTGCCATCGAGGCCAGCAATGCCTGCGGTCTGCCGATTGTGGAGATCCCGCCCGAGATTCCGTACACGGATATCACCCAGCCGGTGATGGAGCTGCTGCTGGGACGGCAGGCGATGCTGCTGCGCCGGGCGGAGGAGGTCTACCGCACGCTGACCACCATGGTGCTGGAGAACAGCGGCATTCAGGCGGTCAGCGACAGTGTGGCCGAGTTCCTTAAGGCCCCGGTGGCACTCGTGGATACGGAGCGGAAGATTATCGTATCCTCCCCGGCAGACTATGACTGGACCCAGAGCGGCTCTCCGCTTAGCTGGAACATCCATGTGGACCGCCGGACGGTCGCCCGGCTGCTCGTCGACAAGGAGCGGCTGGATGATATGGAGGAGGTGGGCATCGAGCAAGCCCGGCTTGTGTTTGCCCTTGAAATAATGCGGCGCAAGGTAGCCGAGGATACGGAATTCCGGCTGCGCGGCAACTTCATCGATGAGCTGCTGACCCCGCCGCTGCCGTCGAGGCATGAGGTGCAGCGGCGGGCCCGCCAGCTCGGGATGAACCCTGAGCACAAGTGGGAGGTGGCCGTCATCGAAGGGGAGACGGCGCCGAGCGAGGAGACGGTGAACCGGCTGCTGGAGCGGGAGGCGAAGAAGCGCGGCGTCACGCCGCACGCCGAGTACCGTTCGAGCCGGGCGGTGCTGTTCCTGCCTACGCAGGAGGGGCGCAGGTTCACGCCGGGCGGCGACGCGGAGGAGCCGTGGGAGAAGACGCTCAGAAGCTGGCTACAGGACAAGGCAGAAGGCTTAAGCAGCTACCGCTGCGGTATCGGCACCTCGGAATACCTGTGGGACATCCACACCAGCTATAACGAGGCGCGCAAAGCGCTGTCCATCTCCAGAAGACTCGGACAAGGCCCCGGCGGGATTACCCGCTACGAAGAGATGGAGGTCTATCATCTGCTGGAGGGGCTGGACGGTCCCGGATTCGGGCGGCTGTTCGAGCGCAAGCTGGGCAAGCTGCTGCAATACGACCAGGAGCATGACAGCAATATGCTGCTGACCTTCTATCATTATCTGGAGTGCCGGGGCAGTCTGATTGAGACGGCGAACAGCCTCTATATCCACCGCAACTCCGTCAAATACCGGCTGGAGCGGATTCGGGATATCACTGGCTTCGATCTGAATGATCCGCGCGAACAGTTCGTCTGCCATTTGTGCCTGATTTACTATTACCTCCAGGAAAAATAG
- a CDS encoding ABC transporter substrate-binding protein, translating to MKKVKLLSTLVAFSIMLAGCASSANPQTPAATSAGTDTAAATAAPLKKNLTVAYSEGGTTLDPAEANDLTSDTLVLAAYDQLVTYGIKTENGASIANTEDIKPMLAESWEVNADNTVYTFKLKSGVSFQSGNPVDAEAVAYSFERVAKSSSGSFLYGMASIKSVTVKDASTVEVTLTGANHNFLQILAMYTFSIVDQKTVEAQGADYLKTNAAGSGPFKLTKWDPATEAVFTANDSYWQGAPSLGKVTLKFTKEASNRVLLLGKGDVDMAIEIPPKDVSTLESNSALTVASNASNRILFFAMNNKVKPFDNVKVRQAINYAIPYDQLLSGVMYGQAKQMKSAVASNTPGFTDAGYVYEYNLDKAKALLKEAGYEKGFDFDFTLGSGFDDWEDDAVLIQAELAKIGVNMKINKLARAQFLEQQKTNNLTSYISKWTSFVNDPGYHLGFLLYGKGSSNYINYQNAEVDKLWEQANLETDTAKRTELYKQAQEIITTEAPWAYLYEYNRIVGMSSKISGYAFYPDEVIRFYPLSITE from the coding sequence ATGAAAAAAGTTAAACTGTTGTCCACACTCGTCGCTTTTTCAATCATGCTTGCCGGATGCGCCAGCAGCGCCAATCCGCAGACCCCTGCTGCTACTTCGGCAGGAACAGATACCGCAGCAGCAACGGCAGCCCCGCTCAAAAAGAACCTGACGGTGGCCTATTCCGAGGGCGGCACCACGCTCGACCCGGCGGAAGCCAATGATCTGACCTCCGATACGCTTGTGCTGGCCGCATATGATCAGCTGGTCACCTACGGCATCAAGACCGAGAATGGCGCGAGCATCGCCAATACCGAAGACATCAAGCCCATGCTCGCAGAGAGCTGGGAAGTGAATGCTGACAACACGGTGTATACGTTCAAGCTGAAATCCGGCGTGAGCTTCCAGAGCGGCAATCCGGTGGATGCCGAAGCGGTGGCGTACTCTTTTGAACGTGTGGCGAAGTCCAGCTCCGGCAGCTTCCTCTACGGCATGGCATCAATTAAATCCGTTACGGTAAAAGACGCTTCGACCGTTGAAGTTACTCTGACGGGGGCCAATCATAATTTCCTGCAGATTCTGGCAATGTACACCTTCTCCATCGTGGACCAGAAGACGGTAGAAGCACAGGGTGCAGACTACCTCAAGACGAATGCCGCCGGTTCCGGCCCGTTCAAGCTTACGAAGTGGGACCCGGCTACCGAAGCTGTTTTCACAGCTAATGACAGCTACTGGCAGGGTGCGCCAAGCCTCGGCAAGGTAACCCTGAAGTTCACCAAGGAAGCTTCGAACCGCGTGCTGCTGCTGGGTAAGGGCGATGTAGACATGGCGATTGAGATTCCTCCGAAGGATGTATCCACACTGGAGAGTAATTCGGCGCTGACGGTCGCTTCCAATGCAAGTAACCGGATTCTGTTCTTCGCCATGAACAACAAAGTTAAGCCATTCGATAATGTAAAAGTCCGTCAGGCGATCAACTATGCGATTCCTTACGATCAGCTGCTGAGCGGGGTGATGTACGGCCAGGCCAAGCAGATGAAGAGTGCGGTAGCCAGCAACACGCCGGGCTTCACCGATGCAGGCTATGTGTATGAGTACAATCTGGACAAGGCCAAGGCACTGCTGAAGGAAGCAGGCTATGAGAAGGGCTTTGACTTCGACTTCACGCTGGGCTCCGGCTTCGATGACTGGGAAGATGATGCGGTCCTGATCCAGGCTGAGCTGGCCAAAATCGGAGTCAACATGAAGATCAACAAGCTGGCCCGCGCACAGTTCCTGGAGCAGCAGAAGACCAATAATCTGACCTCTTATATCTCCAAATGGACTTCCTTCGTCAATGATCCTGGCTATCACCTCGGCTTCCTGCTGTACGGCAAGGGCTCTTCCAACTACATCAACTACCAGAATGCTGAAGTAGACAAGCTGTGGGAGCAGGCGAACCTGGAGACAGATACAGCGAAGCGCACAGAGCTCTACAAGCAGGCTCAGGAGATCATCACGACAGAAGCACCTTGGGCGTATCTCTACGAGTATAACCGCATTGTAGGGATGAGCAGCAAGATCAGCGGCTACGCCTTCTATCCGGACGAAGTCATCCGCTTCTATCCGCTGTCGATTACAGAATAA
- a CDS encoding aminopeptidase: protein MSEARIAISMNVLKDCLGVASGELLAVVADDDKRDLAESVYEAGKRLGAESMLLVMQPRSRSGEEPPAPVAEAMAKADVAVCITTHSMTHTAARKQAAAAGTRVATMPGITDDMFSHGAITADYGQVKALTEQVAALLSAGSRVRVEKEGLVLSFSIDGRDGILSTGLYLNPGESGNLPSGEAYIAPLEGTATGQIKVDGSVAGIGALDGPMVLTVEHGRLVHADGEHGGKLLDMLGDGDGRLLGEFGIGTNNKARITGVVLEDEKVYGTIHVAFGSNNTFGGVVAAGVHIDAVVMKPDVYIDDKLIMQAGELL, encoded by the coding sequence ATGAGTGAAGCAAGAATAGCAATTAGTATGAACGTTCTTAAGGATTGTCTCGGGGTTGCCAGCGGAGAACTGCTGGCCGTAGTAGCTGATGATGATAAGCGTGATCTGGCTGAGTCGGTCTATGAGGCAGGCAAGCGGCTGGGAGCGGAATCGATGCTGCTGGTCATGCAGCCGCGGAGCAGATCGGGGGAGGAGCCTCCGGCTCCGGTTGCAGAAGCTATGGCTAAGGCGGATGTGGCCGTATGCATCACGACCCATTCGATGACACATACAGCGGCGCGCAAGCAGGCAGCCGCAGCGGGAACCCGGGTAGCGACCATGCCGGGAATCACCGATGATATGTTCAGCCACGGGGCGATTACTGCGGATTATGGGCAGGTTAAGGCACTGACCGAGCAGGTTGCTGCGCTATTGTCTGCGGGCAGCCGGGTGCGTGTGGAGAAGGAAGGTCTGGTTCTTAGTTTCTCTATTGACGGCCGGGATGGTATTCTCAGCACCGGATTATATCTAAATCCGGGAGAGTCCGGCAATCTGCCCTCCGGTGAAGCTTATATTGCGCCGCTGGAAGGCACTGCTACGGGCCAGATTAAAGTGGATGGCTCGGTTGCAGGGATCGGTGCTTTGGACGGCCCGATGGTGTTGACCGTGGAGCATGGCCGGCTGGTTCATGCCGACGGGGAGCATGGCGGGAAGCTGCTGGACATGCTTGGAGATGGCGATGGCAGGCTGCTTGGCGAATTCGGGATCGGGACCAACAACAAGGCCCGGATCACGGGCGTGGTGCTGGAGGATGAGAAGGTGTACGGGACGATTCATGTGGCTTTTGGCAGCAATAACACGTTCGGCGGAGTTGTCGCGGCTGGCGTACATATTGACGCAGTAGTCATGAAGCCGGATGTGTACATCGACGATAAGCTGATTATGCAGGCTGGGGAATTGCTGTAA
- a CDS encoding ABC transporter ATP-binding protein: protein MTELLEVSGLCTEFQTAAGTIRAVDGISLSVRKGETLGIVGESGCGKSITSLSIMQLLPKRISRIASGQIRFEGKDMLEMSMNEVRSIRGNRIAMIFQEPMTSLNPVFKIGRQISESARYHLKLSKKEAAERAVEMLRKVGIPRPEKIAQQYAHQLSGGMRQRVMIAMAMVCNPQLLIADEPTTALDVTIQAQILDLMRDLQKNEGMSILMITHDLGVVAEMCDRVVIMYAGQIVEETDVATLYSQPLHPYTQGLLASLPQLAGDEDRLSSIPGQVPNPANLPPGCRFASRCPVAVDRCREQLPELLEVQPGHTCRCILQQEGVL, encoded by the coding sequence ATGACAGAACTGCTGGAAGTATCAGGGCTATGCACCGAGTTTCAGACAGCGGCGGGTACGATCCGTGCGGTGGACGGCATCAGTCTGTCAGTGCGCAAGGGAGAGACGCTGGGCATTGTCGGTGAATCCGGCTGCGGCAAGAGCATCACCTCACTCTCCATCATGCAGCTGCTGCCGAAGCGCATCAGCCGGATTGCTTCCGGCCAGATCCGCTTCGAGGGCAAGGATATGCTGGAGATGTCTATGAATGAGGTACGGAGCATCCGGGGGAACCGGATTGCGATGATTTTTCAGGAGCCGATGACCTCGCTGAATCCGGTGTTCAAGATCGGCCGCCAGATCTCCGAATCCGCCCGTTACCATCTGAAGCTGAGCAAGAAGGAGGCGGCTGAGCGGGCGGTGGAGATGCTGCGCAAGGTAGGGATTCCCCGGCCGGAAAAGATTGCCCAGCAGTATGCCCATCAGCTCTCCGGCGGGATGCGGCAGCGGGTGATGATTGCGATGGCGATGGTCTGTAACCCCCAATTGCTCATTGCCGATGAGCCGACGACAGCGCTGGATGTGACGATTCAGGCACAGATCCTTGATCTGATGCGGGATTTGCAAAAGAACGAGGGGATGTCAATCCTGATGATCACGCATGATCTGGGGGTCGTCGCCGAGATGTGCGACCGGGTCGTCATCATGTACGCGGGTCAGATCGTCGAGGAGACGGATGTGGCTACCCTGTATAGCCAGCCGCTGCATCCCTATACTCAAGGGCTGCTGGCTTCCCTGCCCCAGCTGGCGGGGGATGAGGACCGCCTCAGCTCGATTCCGGGCCAGGTGCCGAATCCGGCCAATCTGCCGCCCGGCTGCCGGTTCGCGTCGCGCTGTCCTGTAGCGGTGGACCGCTGCCGGGAGCAGCTCCCGGAGCTGCTTGAGGTACAGCCGGGCCACACATGCCGCTGTATCCTGCAGCAGGAGGGAGTACTATGA
- a CDS encoding AroM family protein, which produces MKNIGLITIGQAPRQDVAPIIEKYLEGKAGLVQSGVLDGFTAEQVREFYSPGPGEYVLTTRMADGSAAVISRERIQSVLQGKIDAMEAAGIRTILLACTGVFPGLHTSAAHLIEPDRIIPPVVQAMLDGRRLGLIGPLPEQEDAMIEKFAGAGARLPFAAASPYTGTEADFRAAAERLRDHADVIVLDCMGYVEQHRQWAASAGVPAVLSNALMGKLVAEMV; this is translated from the coding sequence ATGAAGAATATCGGGCTGATTACGATTGGGCAAGCACCCAGGCAGGATGTCGCGCCCATCATTGAGAAATATCTGGAAGGCAAGGCGGGACTGGTTCAGTCCGGGGTGCTGGACGGGTTCACGGCTGAACAGGTGCGTGAATTCTACAGTCCAGGGCCGGGAGAGTATGTGCTGACCACCCGCATGGCGGACGGGTCCGCTGCGGTAATTTCGCGGGAGCGGATACAGTCCGTTCTCCAAGGGAAGATTGATGCTATGGAAGCCGCTGGGATTCGGACGATCCTGCTGGCGTGTACGGGAGTTTTTCCGGGACTGCATACGTCTGCTGCCCATCTGATTGAGCCGGACCGGATCATTCCTCCGGTCGTGCAGGCGATGCTGGACGGGCGCCGTCTGGGACTGATTGGCCCTTTGCCCGAGCAGGAGGACGCAATGATTGAAAAATTCGCAGGAGCCGGAGCACGGCTGCCATTCGCAGCGGCATCACCTTATACGGGTACGGAAGCGGATTTTCGCGCCGCAGCAGAGCGTCTGCGGGATCATGCGGACGTGATAGTGCTTGACTGTATGGGATATGTGGAGCAGCATAGACAGTGGGCGGCCTCCGCAGGAGTGCCCGCCGTGCTGTCCAATGCCCTGATGGGCAAGCTGGTAGCAGAAATGGTTTAA